One Pseudomonadota bacterium DNA window includes the following coding sequences:
- a CDS encoding SEL1-like repeat protein, producing MIYIRFSLILLLWVYIFSVTYSVVAMEKEIPHEDTVLKHTIKQISLDVKKGHKDALELLQRNEKEQGTASGLSAAYLSLLYWVGDSPIITKDPDIALNYASKGFKYLKQFAEEDDRDSQTILGSLHSSYMTCFDDYIALTFYRKASASGSPEAQFRLGVMCNNGRGMGRSISEAEFWFQKSAAQGDYNAICALKFKHEGMNKKTVQCLLESPIYVLDLGGNYIRDKGVETLSEVLPQTAVTSLILWNNRITDKGLEPLSRILCSTQLHTLVLWNNGIGDMGISFLVKGLNNTKLHTLDLGKNHISDNGATELATVLPTTSLKIIHLGENQIGDVGAINLAKVLSKSKVESFDLGKNRVGFQGAVALIEALPNTRISNLDLGENKIGTQGVKSLCRVLAPSSLTVLDLKGNNIGDEELVALSAALPGTQIHSFGLKGNGIGDRGITTLATFLPHTNITFLHLRSNQIGNEGMISLAGILDQTKIHTINLGGNAIKESGLEALSRTLPKTQIHSLHLGGNPIGPLGVKALSSSLSKSRVRALDLSGTMLTDEGIYFLSEGLIGSQIETLDLSGNQISEKNIEAFARCLPSTPICALYLRGNIIKALGAYYLARTLSQTRIHILDLGDNGLEDEGIRYLSQSLPGSLVQMLYLGGNHITDEGIDSLSKVLESSLIVKLNLEHNFITSKGANILKRLLPKTKIYTLNLEDNKETASKSGIIEKAARDFSIVLSESINEENILEQVQQAMGEYSSVIEQVQIINESSYEKLLPHVVERLRITPGRKSVLFRVIFSSSSKKFNKAELEAFVDLINKKFQ from the coding sequence ATGATATATATACGTTTTTCACTAATATTGCTTCTATGGGTTTATATATTTAGTGTAACATATTCTGTTGTTGCTATGGAAAAAGAAATACCACATGAAGATACAGTACTAAAACACACTATTAAACAAATCTCTTTAGACGTAAAAAAAGGACATAAAGATGCTTTAGAGCTATTACAAAGAAACGAAAAAGAACAAGGAACAGCTAGTGGTTTATCGGCTGCATATTTAAGTTTACTTTATTGGGTTGGTGATAGTCCAATAATAACAAAAGACCCAGACATCGCATTAAACTATGCCTCTAAAGGTTTTAAGTATCTTAAGCAATTTGCAGAAGAAGATGATAGAGACTCTCAAACTATTCTCGGTAGTTTACACTCTTCTTATATGACTTGTTTTGATGACTACATTGCTCTTACATTTTACAGGAAGGCCTCTGCTTCAGGAAGCCCAGAAGCTCAATTTCGCCTTGGCGTAATGTGTAATAACGGCCGGGGAATGGGCCGAAGTATAAGTGAAGCTGAATTTTGGTTTCAAAAATCCGCTGCTCAAGGAGATTATAATGCAATATGCGCTTTAAAATTTAAACATGAAGGAATGAACAAAAAAACTGTTCAATGCCTTTTAGAAAGTCCAATTTATGTGCTAGATTTGGGAGGAAATTATATTAGAGATAAAGGCGTAGAGACCTTATCTGAAGTTCTTCCACAAACTGCTGTAACTTCACTTATATTATGGAATAATAGAATAACAGATAAAGGATTAGAGCCTCTTTCAAGAATTCTTTGTTCAACTCAACTTCATACTCTTGTTCTATGGAATAATGGAATTGGAGATATGGGTATAAGTTTTTTGGTAAAAGGTCTTAATAATACCAAATTACATACATTGGATCTTGGAAAGAATCACATTAGCGACAATGGAGCAACAGAATTAGCAACAGTTTTACCTACAACCTCTCTAAAAATTATTCATTTAGGTGAAAATCAAATAGGAGATGTTGGAGCAATAAATTTAGCAAAGGTTCTTTCTAAGTCAAAAGTAGAATCTTTTGACCTAGGAAAAAATCGTGTAGGCTTCCAAGGTGCAGTAGCTTTAATAGAAGCTCTTCCTAACACAAGGATAAGCAATTTAGATTTAGGTGAAAACAAAATTGGTACTCAGGGAGTAAAATCACTTTGCAGAGTTCTTGCACCTTCGAGCCTTACCGTTCTTGATCTAAAAGGAAACAACATTGGAGATGAAGAATTAGTTGCTCTTTCAGCTGCACTCCCTGGCACACAAATCCATTCATTTGGTCTCAAAGGAAACGGTATAGGAGATCGAGGGATCACAACACTAGCAACATTTCTTCCCCATACTAATATCACATTTTTACATTTAAGAAGTAACCAGATAGGAAATGAAGGCATGATTTCTCTAGCTGGAATATTAGATCAAACAAAGATACATACCATTAACTTAGGTGGCAATGCTATTAAGGAATCTGGGCTGGAAGCCCTATCACGAACGCTTCCAAAGACACAGATACATTCTCTTCACTTAGGTGGAAATCCAATAGGTCCTCTCGGTGTAAAAGCATTATCATCTTCACTTTCCAAATCAAGAGTACGAGCTTTAGATCTCAGTGGTACGATGTTAACAGATGAAGGAATATACTTTCTTTCTGAAGGATTGATAGGATCGCAAATAGAAACTCTTGATTTAAGTGGAAATCAAATTTCAGAAAAAAATATAGAAGCATTTGCAAGGTGTCTTCCAAGTACTCCAATTTGTGCCCTTTACTTACGAGGAAATATTATTAAGGCCTTAGGAGCATACTATCTCGCAAGAACACTTTCCCAAACACGTATACATATTTTAGACTTAGGAGATAATGGTTTAGAGGATGAAGGAATAAGATACTTATCTCAAAGCCTCCCTGGAAGCTTAGTTCAAATGCTTTACTTAGGGGGAAACCATATTACAGATGAAGGGATAGATAGTCTTTCAAAGGTACTTGAGAGTTCTTTAATTGTTAAACTTAATCTTGAGCATAATTTTATCACAAGTAAAGGAGCAAATATTTTAAAAAGGCTTCTTCCAAAAACTAAAATTTATACACTTAATCTTGAGGACAACAAAGAAACTGCATCTAAGTCAGGTATTATAGAAAAGGCAGCACGTGACTTTTCTATCGTTTTATCTGAAAGTATCAATGAAGAAAATATATTAGAACAAGTCCAACAAGCAATGGGAGAATACTCTTCTGTTATCGAACAAGTTCAAATAATTAATGAGTCTTCCTATGAAAAATTACTTCCTCATGTGGTTGAACGTTTAAGGATAACGCCAGGAAGAAAAAGTGTTTTATTTAGAGTTATTTTCAGTTCATCAAGCAAAAAATTTAATAAAGCAGAATTGGAAGCTTTTGTAGATTTAATTAATAAAAAATTTCAATAA